Proteins encoded by one window of Streptococcus sanguinis:
- a CDS encoding ABC transporter ATP-binding protein, with product MNLIRKLAWFFKLEKRRYIIGILALSLVSVFNLIPPRVIGQVIDRIASKHLTSQELLFNLLLLIASAFIMYGLRYVWRLYILGTSNNLGRILRSRLFEHFTHMSPSFYQKYRTGDLMAHATNDINAIVSLAGGGVMSAVDASITALVTLLTMFFVLDWRLTLIAIVPMPFLSWGTGLIGRKNHESFKAAQEAFSDLNNKVQESVSGIRVTKSFGYQEAETQSFAKTNQEVYEKNVLAAKYDSLFDPLVLLFIGLSYVLTLIFGGIFISQGQFTIGELVTFITYLDMLVWPLQATGYLFNIGQRGAVSYERIEKLLAQESDVKEAEQPLSHAENGRLDYDIRKFAYAEGTSLSDIYFSIEQGQTLGIVGQTGSGKTTLLRLLLREQDIQEGAIYLNGHDIREYRLKDLRRLIGYVPQEQMLFALSIRDNIRFANPQLTDSQVLAAAKLCGVYEDIQAMPEGLDTVVGERGLSLSGGQKQRLAMSRAIITNPEILILDDSLSAVDAKTEHLILENLKSERAGKTTIITAHRLSALVHADLILVMEEGRIKERGTHQELLEQKGWYAQTYHNQQLAESLKEED from the coding sequence ATGAACCTCATTAGAAAATTAGCCTGGTTTTTTAAGTTAGAAAAGCGGCGCTATATCATCGGTATCCTGGCCTTGTCCTTGGTCAGTGTCTTCAATCTGATACCGCCCAGAGTCATCGGTCAGGTTATTGACCGAATTGCTAGCAAACATCTGACTTCTCAAGAGCTGCTCTTTAATTTGCTGTTGCTGATTGCTTCAGCTTTTATCATGTACGGCCTCCGTTATGTCTGGCGTCTTTATATCTTAGGGACGTCTAATAATCTGGGACGAATTCTGCGCTCTCGATTGTTCGAGCACTTTACTCACATGTCTCCCTCTTTTTATCAGAAATACCGTACAGGGGACTTGATGGCTCATGCGACCAACGATATCAATGCAATTGTCAGTCTGGCTGGGGGTGGAGTCATGTCAGCTGTGGATGCTTCTATTACAGCCCTGGTGACCCTGCTGACTATGTTTTTCGTTTTGGACTGGCGGCTAACCTTGATTGCCATTGTGCCCATGCCCTTCTTGTCGTGGGGTACGGGCTTGATTGGCCGAAAAAATCATGAAAGTTTTAAGGCTGCTCAAGAGGCGTTTTCGGATTTGAACAATAAGGTTCAGGAGAGTGTTTCAGGGATTCGAGTGACCAAGTCCTTTGGTTATCAGGAGGCGGAGACTCAGTCTTTTGCCAAGACCAATCAGGAGGTCTACGAAAAAAACGTTTTGGCTGCCAAGTACGATTCTCTTTTTGACCCCTTGGTTTTGCTTTTTATCGGTCTTTCTTATGTTTTGACCTTGATTTTCGGTGGAATTTTTATCTCCCAAGGGCAGTTTACCATAGGAGAGTTGGTTACTTTTATCACTTATCTGGATATGCTGGTTTGGCCGCTGCAGGCTACAGGCTATCTTTTTAACATCGGCCAGCGAGGTGCTGTTTCCTATGAACGGATTGAGAAACTGCTGGCTCAGGAGTCAGATGTCAAGGAAGCTGAACAACCCCTCTCTCATGCGGAAAATGGTCGATTGGATTATGACATTCGGAAGTTTGCTTATGCAGAGGGGACTAGTTTATCGGATATTTATTTTTCTATTGAGCAGGGACAGACACTGGGAATTGTCGGTCAGACGGGCTCAGGGAAGACCACTCTTCTGCGCTTGCTGCTGCGGGAGCAAGATATTCAGGAGGGGGCTATCTATTTGAATGGACATGATATCCGAGAGTACCGTCTCAAAGACTTGCGCCGTCTTATCGGCTATGTACCACAGGAACAGATGCTTTTTGCTCTGTCCATTCGGGACAATATCCGTTTTGCTAATCCCCAGCTGACAGATAGCCAGGTTCTAGCTGCCGCTAAACTATGCGGTGTGTATGAGGATATTCAGGCTATGCCAGAGGGGCTGGATACGGTTGTCGGTGAGCGGGGCTTGTCCTTATCTGGTGGGCAGAAGCAGCGCTTGGCGATGAGTCGGGCTATTATTACCAATCCTGAAATCCTGATTTTGGATGATTCCCTGTCGGCTGTTGATGCCAAGACAGAGCATCTGATTTTAGAAAATCTAAAGTCAGAGCGTGCTGGCAAGACAACCATCATCACAGCTCATCGGCTGTCAGCCTTGGTGCATGCAGACCTGATTTTGGTTATGGAAGAGGGGCGTATCAAGGAGCGGGGCACCCACCAAGAGCTATTGGAGCAAAAGGGCTGGTATGCCCAGACTTATCATAATCAGCAGCTGGCAGAAAGCTTGAAGGAGGAAGATTAA